A portion of the Calliphora vicina chromosome 5, idCalVici1.1, whole genome shotgun sequence genome contains these proteins:
- the mRpL43 gene encoding large ribosomal subunit protein mL43, with amino-acid sequence MSNSHLFLKSGFPRAPLQNGLGRYVCQLQRVTLKFCKNNGSSKGMREFIESNLIDFAKENPGVVVYVKPRRHRTPVLVGEYLNGEREWLNCRNSSKDDILKWIELLKTQNGPSSASRLRKMWHTDVPSIQGPWTPFTLRNPDHNLITYPSSELSYPLDVQPSATEKLIELFREQKLTDGKSDNEILTSKRAE; translated from the exons atgtcgaatagtcatttgtttttaaaatctgGATTTCCTCGAGCTCCTTTGCAGAATGGACTGGGTCGTTATGTGTGTCAACTTCAGAGAGTTACTCTgaagttttgtaaaaataatggaTCGAGCAAAGGCATGCG ggAATTCATTGAAagtaatttaattgattttgccAAAGAGAATCCTGGTGTGGTAGTATATGTTAAGCCTAGACGTCACCGCACTCCTGTATTAGTGGGAGAATATC ttaatgGAGAACGTGAGTGGTTAAATTGTCGAAACTCATCTAAGGATGATATTCTCAAGTGGATAGAACTATTGAAAACCCAAAATGGTCCTTCAAGTGCATCCCGTTTACGAAAAATGTGGCATACAGATGTACCATCAATTCAGGGCCCATGGACGCCCTTTACCTTGCGCAATCCTGATCATAATTTAATTACTTATCCAAGTTCTGAACTATCATATCCTTTGGATGTTCAACCCTCAGCTacagaaaaattaattgaattatttagAGAACAAAAACTTACTGATGGAAAATCAGATAATGAAATTTTGACCTCAAAACGAGCTGAATAA